A single genomic interval of Gemmatimonadaceae bacterium harbors:
- a CDS encoding acyltransferase: MSDATFIHESAYVDDGAAIGAGTRIWHFCHVMGGAVIGERCSLGQNVVVMNSVRIGNNVKIQNNVSIYEGVVLDDDVFCGPSMVFTNVMNPRSHVSRKHEYRTTHVKRGASIGANATIVCGTTLGEFAFIGAGAVVTRDVPAYALMAGVPARRIGWMCQCGERLPAAGAGTCAACGTTYERHGEGIRPVAPRAS, encoded by the coding sequence ATGAGCGACGCCACCTTCATCCACGAGTCGGCCTACGTCGACGACGGCGCCGCGATCGGCGCCGGCACGCGCATCTGGCACTTCTGCCACGTCATGGGCGGCGCCGTGATCGGCGAGCGGTGCAGCCTGGGCCAGAACGTCGTCGTCATGAACAGCGTGCGGATCGGGAACAACGTGAAGATCCAGAACAACGTCTCGATCTACGAGGGCGTGGTGCTCGACGACGACGTGTTCTGCGGACCGTCGATGGTGTTCACGAACGTCATGAACCCGCGCAGCCACGTGTCGCGCAAGCACGAGTACCGCACCACGCACGTCAAGCGCGGGGCGTCGATCGGCGCCAACGCCACGATCGTGTGCGGGACCACGCTCGGGGAATTCGCGTTCATCGGGGCGGGCGCCGTCGTCACGCGCGACGTGCCCGCCTATGCCCTGATGGCCGGCGTGCCCGCGCGCCGCATCGGCTGGATGTGCCAGTGCGGCGAGCGGCTGCCCGCCGCCGGCGCCGGCACCTGCGCGGCCTGCGGTACCACCTACGAGCGCCACGGCGAGGGCATCCGCCCCGTCGCGCCGCGCGCCTCCTGA
- a CDS encoding Gfo/Idh/MocA family oxidoreductase: MTHRTFDIALVGCGRISKNHFDAIAQTDGLRLVGVADVEEARARAAGEEQGVPWFTSLEELLRVQPCDIVALCTPSGVHAPQGILAARAGRHVLSEKPMATSLGAADDLVEACDRAGVQLFVVKQNRLNPPIQLLRRAVDKGRFGRIYMANVTVRWQRPQEYYDAAPWRGTWEFDGGAIMNQASHYVDLMQWLVGPVDSVVAKTATQARRIEAEDSGAAVLRFRSGALGVIEVNVLTYPRNLEGSLTILGEKGSVKIGGTAVNKVEHWAFAEYDDDDKLVDAVNTNPPNVYGFGHQGYYRNVLAVLRGEAKPDTDGRAGRKSLELILAIYESAKTGQSIPIPLRVGS, from the coding sequence ATGACCCACCGAACCTTCGACATCGCGCTCGTCGGCTGCGGGCGCATCAGCAAGAACCACTTCGACGCCATTGCCCAGACCGACGGGCTGCGACTGGTGGGGGTGGCGGACGTCGAAGAGGCTCGGGCCCGGGCCGCGGGCGAGGAGCAGGGGGTGCCCTGGTTCACCTCGCTCGAAGAGCTGCTGCGCGTGCAGCCGTGCGACATCGTCGCCCTGTGCACCCCGTCGGGCGTGCACGCGCCGCAGGGGATCCTGGCGGCCCGGGCCGGCCGGCACGTCCTGAGCGAGAAGCCCATGGCCACGTCGCTCGGCGCGGCGGATGACCTCGTCGAGGCGTGCGATCGCGCCGGCGTCCAGCTGTTCGTGGTCAAGCAGAATCGCCTCAACCCGCCCATCCAGCTACTGCGGCGCGCGGTCGACAAGGGGCGGTTCGGGCGGATCTACATGGCCAACGTCACGGTGCGCTGGCAGCGCCCGCAGGAGTACTACGACGCGGCCCCCTGGCGCGGCACCTGGGAGTTCGACGGCGGCGCGATCATGAACCAGGCCTCGCATTACGTGGACCTCATGCAGTGGCTGGTGGGCCCCGTGGACAGCGTCGTCGCCAAAACCGCCACGCAGGCGCGGCGCATCGAGGCCGAGGATTCCGGGGCCGCCGTGCTCAGGTTCCGGTCCGGCGCGCTCGGGGTGATCGAGGTCAATGTCCTCACGTACCCCCGGAACCTCGAGGGGTCGCTCACGATCCTCGGCGAGAAGGGGTCGGTGAAGATCGGCGGGACGGCCGTGAACAAGGTGGAACACTGGGCGTTCGCCGAGTATGACGACGACGACAAGCTGGTGGACGCCGTGAACACCAATCCGCCCAACGTGTACGGATTCGGCCATCAAGGGTACTACCGCAACGTGCTGGCCGTGCTCCGCGGCGAGGCCAAGCCCGACACCGACGGCCGGGCGGGCCGCAAGTCGCTCGAACTGATCCTGGCCATCTATGAGTCGGCCAAGACGGGGCAGAGCATCCCGATCCCCCTGCGCGTGGGCTCATGA